A window from bacterium encodes these proteins:
- the nuoE gene encoding NADH-quinone oxidoreductase subunit NuoE, with protein MEISNELVKRINELADTYPNRKGALLPVLYLVQEEYGFLTENALKDVSFVLNIPEVYVFSVATFYTMLHTSPQGKNIVSVCNNISCSLLGSEHIIRTLESILEVRPGETTKDKKFSLKLVECLGSCGTAPVMMVNGDLHENLTKEKIKEILEKYK; from the coding sequence ATGGAAATTTCAAATGAGCTTGTTAAGAGAATAAATGAACTGGCGGATACATATCCGAATAGAAAAGGCGCGTTGCTTCCTGTCCTTTATCTGGTGCAGGAAGAATATGGGTTTCTCACGGAAAATGCGCTTAAGGATGTATCTTTTGTCTTGAATATCCCGGAGGTTTATGTCTTTAGCGTAGCTACTTTTTATACAATGCTTCACACGAGCCCGCAGGGTAAAAATATCGTTTCCGTATGTAATAATATATCATGCTCCCTGCTTGGAAGTGAACATATTATTAGAACATTGGAAAGTATTCTGGAGGTAAGACCTGGCGAAACAACAAAAGACAAAAAGTTTAGTTTGAAATTAGTGGAATGCCTGGGTTCTTGCGGCACGGCGCCGGTGATGATGGTAAACGGGGACTTGCACGAGAATTTAACGAAAGAAAAGATAAAAGAGATACTGGAAAAATATAAATAA
- a CDS encoding NADH-quinone oxidoreductase subunit N, translating into MEQLKNLSLLPEIIIVLSGISVILADLIADKKEGVYSEAISIAGLLIALFLACSQFSKPEIVTSDTMLVSDFYTVFFKTALIILSLLVILISSNHIKSHGVSHRAEYFTFILIACVGMMIMAGSLDLVTVYAGLELMAISIYILVGISRTEFRSNEAALKYFLMGILATAFLLYGISLAYGMFGTTNLVVIKNFLQNNTSVNIGYMLVLIFLVIAFGFKIAAVPFHMWTPDAYEGAVTPVTGFMSVGPKLAAFAVLGRVFIYSLLTLKAEWVLILTVISFLTMTVGNVVAIAQTNIKRMLAYSSIAHAGYCLIGIVAGGGAAGNLGLQSVLFYLSGYLFMNIGAFSIIIFLNKNGISGAEMDDFSGINERYPGIALLMSVFLLSLAGIPPTAGFVGKFYVFMAAVKSDYIFLAVAGVLNSVIALYYYLRIIVYMYMKKSVDQKTEVNKSAPLLLVLGIAVTAVLVLGIYPEPVLKFAADAVGGMF; encoded by the coding sequence ATGGAGCAGTTGAAAAACTTAAGTTTATTGCCTGAAATAATTATTGTTTTGTCAGGAATATCAGTTATACTTGCTGACCTTATTGCAGACAAAAAAGAAGGTGTTTACAGTGAAGCAATATCCATAGCCGGGCTTTTGATCGCGCTTTTTTTGGCATGCAGCCAGTTTTCTAAGCCTGAAATTGTGACAAGTGATACTATGCTGGTATCAGATTTCTATACCGTATTTTTTAAAACAGCCTTGATTATACTTTCTTTACTGGTTATTTTAATTTCCTCGAACCATATTAAAAGTCACGGGGTTTCTCACCGGGCCGAATATTTTACTTTTATTCTTATAGCTTGCGTGGGTATGATGATTATGGCAGGCAGCCTTGATCTTGTAACTGTTTATGCCGGTCTGGAATTAATGGCAATTTCCATATATATTCTTGTCGGGATTTCCAGGACGGAATTTCGTTCAAACGAGGCCGCATTAAAATATTTTCTCATGGGCATTTTAGCAACCGCGTTTTTGCTTTACGGGATTTCTTTAGCTTACGGCATGTTTGGTACGACTAATTTGGTTGTAATAAAAAACTTTTTGCAAAACAATACCTCTGTAAACATCGGTTATATGCTGGTCTTGATTTTTCTTGTAATAGCGTTTGGATTTAAAATTGCCGCTGTTCCGTTTCATATGTGGACGCCTGATGCTTATGAAGGTGCGGTCACCCCGGTTACCGGTTTTATGTCGGTCGGCCCGAAACTGGCCGCTTTTGCGGTGCTCGGCAGGGTTTTTATCTATAGTTTATTGACATTAAAAGCCGAATGGGTGCTTATTTTAACCGTCATTTCGTTTTTAACCATGACTGTGGGAAATGTAGTCGCAATCGCGCAGACTAATATAAAAAGAATGCTGGCCTATTCCAGCATAGCCCACGCGGGTTATTGTTTAATCGGGATTGTGGCGGGGGGCGGGGCAGCGGGGAATCTTGGATTGCAGTCTGTCCTGTTTTATCTAAGCGGCTACCTTTTTATGAATATAGGCGCGTTTTCGATAATAATATTTTTAAATAAAAATGGTATTTCAGGCGCGGAAATGGATGATTTTTCGGGTATAAATGAACGTTACCCGGGTATCGCGTTATTGATGAGTGTATTTTTGCTTTCCCTGGCTGGAATCCCGCCGACAGCGGGTTTTGTCGGTAAATTTTATGTCTTCATGGCCGCGGTAAAATCGGATTATATTTTTTTAGCGGTCGCGGGCGTACTAAATAGTGTAATTGCCCTTTATTATTATCTTCGGATTATTGTGTATATGTATATGAAAAAATCCGTTGACCAAAAAACTGAAGTAAATAAATCTGCACCTTTATTATTGGTATTGGGAATTGCAGTAACAGCGGTTTTGGTGCTTGGTATTTATCCTGAGCCCGTGCTAAAATTTGCCGCGGACGCCGTGGGAGGTATGTTTTAA
- a CDS encoding NADH-quinone oxidoreductase subunit M: protein MFPILSILTFLPLAGGCLVLFLIPKNNEELIRKTTFAISIIELVLSIFLVYKFDPDLAEMQFVEKLPWIPSAGIEYLLGVDGISVLIIFLTAILTSVSILSSWTSVKDRVKEYYPLLLFMETSVIGSLVALDFVLFYIFWELMLIPMFFLIGVWGGENKLYAAVKFFLFTLFGSVLMLIGILAVYFKYPELSGEGLTFNILKLKTVSYPINFQLWVFMAFFVGWAIKIPMFPFHTWLPDAHVQAPTAGSIILAGVLLKMGAYGFLRFSLPLFPFASQALAPLAAVLSVIAIIYGAFLAISQKDMKKLVAYSSISHMGFVVLGIFAFSQHGLEGAILQLFNHGVTTGALFLCVGLIYDRAHTKQIEDFGGLSKKIPVYTFFFTLFLLASMGVPCLSGFAGEFLILTGSVKNNVILYNGLYRVFAVISVAGIPLGAAYVLWMYQRVMLGHKVNPKHANMLDLNLRESICLASLALFVIWIGVYPDPFLRIFHTAAEQIVLEVGRAGGI from the coding sequence ATGTTTCCAATATTGTCAATTTTAACTTTTTTACCCCTCGCGGGCGGGTGTTTGGTCCTTTTCCTTATTCCTAAAAATAATGAGGAACTGATAAGAAAAACCACATTTGCGATTTCAATAATTGAATTGGTTTTATCAATATTTCTTGTTTATAAATTTGACCCGGATTTAGCTGAAATGCAATTTGTTGAAAAACTGCCGTGGATACCGTCCGCCGGAATTGAATATTTATTAGGCGTAGACGGGATTAGTGTCCTGATTATTTTTCTAACCGCTATTTTAACATCTGTTTCAATCCTGTCCTCATGGACATCGGTCAAGGACAGGGTGAAAGAATATTACCCGCTGCTTCTTTTTATGGAAACCTCAGTTATAGGCTCCCTGGTTGCATTGGATTTTGTGCTTTTTTATATATTCTGGGAACTAATGCTTATTCCTATGTTTTTCTTAATCGGTGTCTGGGGCGGGGAAAATAAACTGTATGCCGCGGTTAAATTTTTTCTTTTCACTTTGTTCGGAAGTGTATTAATGCTTATAGGTATCCTGGCGGTTTATTTTAAGTATCCGGAGCTCAGCGGGGAAGGACTAACTTTTAATATTTTAAAACTAAAAACTGTTTCCTATCCCATTAATTTCCAGCTCTGGGTATTTATGGCGTTTTTTGTGGGATGGGCGATTAAAATACCTATGTTTCCGTTTCATACATGGCTCCCGGACGCTCATGTCCAGGCCCCGACAGCGGGAAGTATTATCCTCGCGGGGGTTTTATTAAAAATGGGGGCTTATGGATTTTTACGTTTCAGCCTGCCTTTATTTCCTTTCGCATCCCAGGCGCTGGCGCCTTTAGCGGCAGTTTTATCGGTTATAGCAATTATATATGGTGCTTTTTTGGCCATAAGCCAGAAGGATATGAAAAAACTGGTGGCGTATTCAAGCATCAGCCACATGGGATTTGTAGTCCTTGGAATTTTCGCGTTCAGCCAGCATGGTTTGGAAGGCGCGATACTGCAGTTGTTTAATCATGGTGTTACTACAGGGGCGTTATTTTTATGTGTTGGTTTGATTTATGACCGGGCACATACAAAACAAATAGAAGATTTCGGCGGTTTATCCAAAAAGATACCGGTATACACTTTTTTCTTTACGTTATTTTTATTAGCTTCGATGGGTGTGCCGTGCCTTTCCGGTTTTGCGGGTGAATTTTTAATACTTACGGGGTCGGTAAAAAATAATGTTATTCTTTACAATGGATTATACAGGGTTTTTGCGGTTATTTCAGTCGCGGGTATTCCATTGGGTGCCGCTTATGTTTTATGGATGTACCAGCGGGTGATGCTTGGGCATAAGGTAAATCCGAAACATGCCAATATGCTCGATTTAAACCTGAGAGAAAGCATATGCCTGGCTTCGCTTGCGTTGTTTGTTATCTGGATCGGTGTTTACCCTGACCCATTTTTAAGGATTTTTCATACAGCCGCAGAACAAATTGTTTTAGAGGTAGGAAGAGCGGGAGGTATTTAG
- a CDS encoding proton-conducting transporter membrane subunit: MMTQTITNQIGWQAALPVWVILVPVLTAFISIFVSRFSETARKLVVIVGSVLDFVLILLMTKPVLTGVEYDGKLYRGIETGMNWMESIGLSFRVDNISYLMVLLVGFVWLLAVIYGEGYFKKEGKAARYDFFSLITMAMNLGVMLAGDFLTLFIFFEGLVIFPYSMIAHRDDEKSVRGANFYLYVGVVTGLFLLCGMLMLNYYTGSLNIVSQGGKLGGISAHAKYIIAFLMIFGFGGKAALFGEHIWVPRMYPNTLSITACLSSGAMIKAGAYGIFRVVNLIYSGFDNNLWTQENIGYVMIMIGVVTMFLGVLNALISSDSQEMLGYHSVSQMGYIMMGIGCAAYMGKDGAMGLAGALYHIVNHSLFKASLFLCVGAVYFSTGEQDMYKLGGLRKKMPLSAVCLLIAVLGISGVPGFNGFASKTLLHHSILEAYEHSVHYFGKPDNLLRFAEIIFVLTAAGTFASNIKLFILVFLGKEKEISKDAKEVPLLMKISLVGFSAAIILIGLFPNWLLEHIIGPGLGSFGYDPSSHAYEHIYNIHRSDVHSILPILYDPLTKAFFTSPDVLHNLLPGATAIFLGGMYFILGLRFGWFHVHVTDKLTVEYYYGKIFDGFRYFCVKPCVIFAVWVREFISVLMVYIWVPGSHEGIFIKHPAPKMKGLERFSDADTKFHLVYDENMKKQPGAYPAYDELAGKGADGQRPGGMWEVFGRADKGYDSILGEAIQKQGGMWEVFGRADTNYDSMLGEAIQKQGGMWEVFGRADTNYDSMLGEAIQRQGGMWRIFGRTDMTYDTILDRVIAAIIGVEEIPISVVEEEEVLEKLPGEGLVQDYYKFCDANRSVDLNIIDGFVNYLADLTNELGGSLRKLQTGKVSSYAYSFVLGAVILLFIVLFI; the protein is encoded by the coding sequence ATGATGACACAGACAATAACTAATCAAATAGGGTGGCAGGCCGCGCTTCCTGTGTGGGTGATTTTAGTCCCGGTATTAACTGCGTTTATAAGCATATTTGTTTCAAGATTCAGCGAAACTGCGCGTAAACTTGTCGTAATAGTCGGGTCAGTTTTAGACTTTGTTCTTATATTATTAATGACAAAGCCGGTATTGACCGGGGTGGAATATGACGGGAAATTATACCGCGGGATAGAAACCGGCATGAACTGGATGGAAAGCATCGGTTTAAGTTTTCGTGTGGACAACATAAGTTATTTGATGGTGTTATTGGTAGGTTTTGTATGGCTGCTGGCTGTAATTTATGGTGAAGGCTATTTCAAAAAAGAAGGCAAAGCGGCACGCTATGATTTCTTTAGTTTAATTACAATGGCGATGAATCTGGGAGTAATGCTCGCGGGAGATTTTCTTACCCTTTTCATATTTTTTGAAGGCCTGGTGATTTTTCCCTACAGCATGATTGCTCACAGGGATGATGAAAAATCGGTCCGGGGCGCAAATTTCTATCTTTATGTAGGTGTTGTTACAGGGCTTTTTCTGTTATGCGGCATGCTTATGCTGAATTACTATACAGGAAGCCTTAATATAGTAAGCCAGGGCGGGAAACTCGGCGGCATTTCAGCTCATGCGAAATATATAATTGCTTTTTTAATGATATTTGGTTTTGGAGGAAAGGCCGCTTTATTCGGCGAGCATATCTGGGTCCCCAGGATGTACCCGAATACGTTAAGCATAACGGCCTGCTTGTCCAGCGGGGCGATGATTAAGGCGGGAGCATATGGTATATTCAGGGTTGTAAATTTAATTTACAGCGGGTTTGACAATAATTTGTGGACACAGGAAAACATAGGCTATGTGATGATAATGATAGGCGTTGTAACAATGTTCTTAGGGGTCCTGAACGCTCTAATCAGCAGTGATTCGCAGGAAATGCTCGGGTATCACAGTGTAAGCCAGATGGGTTATATCATGATGGGTATAGGATGCGCGGCTTACATGGGTAAAGACGGGGCCATGGGATTGGCCGGGGCATTGTATCATATTGTAAATCACAGTCTTTTTAAGGCAAGCCTGTTTTTATGTGTGGGGGCGGTGTATTTTTCCACAGGCGAGCAGGATATGTATAAATTGGGCGGGCTGCGGAAAAAGATGCCTTTATCAGCGGTATGTTTATTAATAGCTGTGCTTGGTATTTCGGGTGTCCCCGGTTTTAACGGGTTCGCGAGTAAAACATTATTGCATCATTCTATATTGGAGGCCTATGAACATTCTGTCCACTATTTTGGAAAACCTGATAATTTACTGCGTTTTGCGGAAATCATTTTTGTTTTAACCGCCGCGGGGACGTTTGCCTCAAATATTAAATTGTTTATTTTAGTATTTCTAGGGAAAGAAAAGGAGATAAGCAAAGACGCAAAAGAAGTCCCGCTTCTGATGAAAATAAGCCTGGTAGGTTTTTCGGCCGCAATAATATTGATTGGGCTGTTTCCAAACTGGCTCCTGGAGCATATAATCGGGCCGGGGCTTGGCAGTTTTGGCTATGATCCTTCATCCCATGCTTACGAGCATATTTATAATATTCACAGGAGTGATGTCCATTCCATATTGCCTATTTTATATGACCCGCTGACAAAAGCTTTTTTTACAAGCCCGGATGTTCTTCATAATTTACTGCCGGGCGCCACGGCCATATTTTTGGGAGGCATGTATTTTATATTAGGACTGCGGTTTGGCTGGTTTCATGTGCATGTTACGGATAAACTTACCGTGGAATATTACTATGGGAAAATATTTGACGGTTTTAGATATTTCTGCGTGAAACCGTGTGTTATTTTTGCCGTATGGGTCAGAGAGTTCATTTCCGTTTTAATGGTTTATATCTGGGTGCCGGGGAGCCACGAGGGAATTTTTATTAAACATCCTGCGCCGAAAATGAAAGGTCTGGAACGTTTTAGCGACGCGGACACAAAATTCCACCTGGTTTACGATGAGAATATGAAAAAACAGCCTGGCGCGTATCCTGCTTATGACGAATTGGCCGGGAAGGGCGCGGATGGCCAGAGACCGGGCGGGATGTGGGAGGTGTTTGGCCGCGCGGACAAGGGTTATGACAGTATTCTCGGCGAAGCCATTCAGAAACAGGGCGGGATGTGGGAAGTATTCGGCCGCGCGGATACAAATTATGATAGTATGCTTGGCGAGGCCATTCAGAAACAGGGCGGGATGTGGGAAGTATTCGGCCGCGCGGATACAAATTATGATAGTATGCTTGGCGAGGCTATTCAGAGACAGGGAGGAATGTGGAGGATATTCGGCAGGACCGATATGACGTATGACACGATTCTGGATCGTGTTATCGCGGCAATTATCGGAGTGGAAGAGATCCCGATATCCGTTGTTGAGGAAGAAGAGGTTTTAGAGAAGCTTCCCGGGGAAGGTTTAGTACAGGATTATTATAAATTCTGTGACGCAAACAGGTCGGTGGATTTAAATATTATAGACGGATTTGTAAATTATTTGGCGGATTTGACTAATGAACTGGGCGGTTCATTAAGAAAATTACAGACGGGCAAAGTTTCAAGTTACGCGTATAGTTTTGTTTTAGGCGCAGTGATACTGTTATTTATTGTTTTGTTCATATAA
- a CDS encoding proton-conducting transporter membrane subunit produces the protein MVIQNSMLPLLAILIPLLGAIAVPVIGKKIEKHINQFTVLITVITFLIVLKMYPAINSGNILQLEINTGFRIGFLCQADMLSFFVGFISAFIWMLTSIYSIEYFTNKGSLLRYNMFSLLSLTGMLGVVFTGNLFSLYLTFELLTVASYVLIIQEENSKAMRAGMIYLFMGIAGGLILLFSILATYAIAGTGDFLNLSMKLSNNSSLNSLLPYIFWGYIIGFGVKAGLFPLHVWVPDAYSISPSPASALFAGVMKKAGAYGILRAIYSIVGMDLLRGEAMLTVLLVFSLISIFLGSAIAISQTEIKKMLAYSSIAQIGYIVLGFTLLTPRGAIGGTIHILNHALIKSVLFLAAGIFIYKKDINNLTDLEGIGKKMPVTAACFTIAGLSMIGFPPFNGFISKWFLALGSLDVAAYGSYSFYVGIIALCTLLLSSFMNLVYYGPVIYKAWFGAENQNGPVLEYGVTEENGKHDEPGLYMLIPLVILTAGIVIFGIFPQFPVSFIKKIVDGFFLAGGCIIK, from the coding sequence ATGGTTATTCAGAACAGTATGTTGCCTTTACTGGCTATTTTGATCCCTTTGCTGGGAGCAATTGCGGTCCCTGTAATTGGGAAAAAAATAGAAAAACATATTAATCAATTTACCGTATTAATAACTGTTATAACATTTTTAATTGTTTTAAAAATGTATCCGGCTATAAATAGCGGGAATATTTTACAACTTGAAATAAATACCGGGTTCCGGATTGGTTTTCTATGCCAGGCGGATATGTTAAGTTTCTTTGTCGGATTTATTTCCGCTTTTATCTGGATGCTTACAAGCATTTATAGTATTGAATATTTTACAAATAAAGGCAGTTTATTGAGATACAACATGTTTTCCCTGCTTTCTTTGACGGGCATGCTCGGAGTAGTTTTTACGGGGAACCTTTTTAGTTTATATCTTACATTTGAATTATTAACAGTCGCGTCTTATGTTTTGATTATACAGGAAGAAAATTCCAAAGCTATGCGGGCCGGGATGATATATCTTTTTATGGGAATTGCCGGGGGATTAATACTTTTGTTTTCAATCCTGGCCACATACGCGATAGCGGGAACAGGGGATTTTTTAAATTTGAGCATGAAATTATCCAATAATTCTTCATTAAATTCCTTACTGCCTTATATTTTCTGGGGCTACATTATTGGTTTTGGTGTAAAAGCGGGTCTTTTCCCGCTTCATGTCTGGGTCCCGGACGCCTATTCAATATCGCCGTCTCCGGCATCCGCTCTTTTTGCCGGTGTAATGAAAAAAGCTGGGGCGTATGGTATTTTAAGGGCTATTTACAGCATTGTAGGAATGGACTTGCTCAGGGGCGAGGCAATGCTTACTGTATTATTGGTTTTTTCATTAATCAGCATATTTTTAGGTTCAGCTATTGCCATATCGCAAACAGAGATAAAAAAGATGCTCGCGTATTCCAGTATTGCCCAGATAGGTTATATTGTATTGGGTTTTACGCTCCTTACGCCAAGGGGTGCGATAGGCGGGACCATCCATATTTTAAATCACGCGCTGATAAAATCTGTTCTTTTTTTGGCCGCGGGGATTTTTATTTACAAAAAGGATATAAATAATTTAACGGATTTGGAAGGGATAGGAAAAAAGATGCCTGTAACTGCGGCATGCTTTACTATTGCCGGGTTATCCATGATAGGTTTCCCCCCTTTTAATGGTTTTATCAGCAAATGGTTTTTGGCACTGGGTTCCCTGGATGTCGCGGCTTATGGTTCTTATAGTTTTTATGTCGGAATAATTGCGCTGTGCACATTATTGCTCAGCAGTTTCATGAATTTAGTTTATTACGGCCCTGTTATTTACAAAGCCTGGTTTGGTGCAGAAAACCAAAACGGCCCCGTCCTGGAATATGGAGTCACGGAAGAAAACGGCAAACATGATGAACCAGGTTTATATATGTTGATACCTTTGGTTATTTTAACAGCCGGGATTGTCATTTTCGGTATTTTCCCTCAGTTCCCGGTATCGTTTATTAAAAAAATAGTCGATGGTTTTTTTCTTGCTGGAGGGTGTATTATTAAATGA
- the nuoF gene encoding NADH-quinone oxidoreductase subunit NuoF produces the protein MDNIKITLRNINEPDSHKLDTYLRLGGYKGLTQVLNDMIPEEVIGSIKRSGLRGRGGAAFPAGLKWEFARRDRNFPKYIVCNADEGEPGTFKDRAIIEKDPFAIIEGMTIAGFSIGAEKGYIYIRGEYVKGARILKDAIKEAKESNFLGSNIQGKDFNFDIDVYVGAGSYICGEETALLESLEGKVGHSRIKPPFPINVGLWGKPTVLNNVETFALISPIIVNGDEWFANTGSRDFPGTMIYSLSGHVHKPGLYELPTGTHLADLIYKFGGGIKDGKKLKAVFPGGLSSGCLNESEIDISMDHKGLAKVGSMLGSGAVIVINDETCMVEIARRANKFFRHESCGKCVPCREGTFWISKILLRIVQGEGKKEDLDLIMDLGQGMKTAAFCGLGLAAANPILSIIKRFPKDFESHIKDKKCAYKTGQINNRV, from the coding sequence ATGGATAATATAAAAATAACTTTGAGGAATATCAATGAACCTGATTCGCATAAACTGGATACATATTTGAGATTGGGCGGATATAAAGGATTAACGCAGGTTTTAAATGATATGATTCCGGAAGAAGTAATCGGAAGCATAAAACGTTCGGGGCTGCGCGGCCGCGGGGGTGCCGCCTTTCCTGCGGGATTAAAGTGGGAATTTGCGCGCAGGGACAGGAATTTTCCTAAATATATTGTATGTAACGCGGATGAAGGTGAACCGGGAACTTTTAAAGACAGGGCTATTATCGAGAAAGACCCGTTTGCAATTATTGAAGGGATGACAATCGCGGGATTTTCAATAGGCGCTGAAAAGGGATATATTTATATAAGAGGCGAGTATGTTAAAGGAGCGCGGATTCTGAAAGACGCGATAAAAGAAGCGAAAGAAAGCAATTTTCTCGGGTCTAATATCCAGGGGAAGGATTTTAATTTTGATATAGATGTTTATGTCGGCGCGGGTTCCTATATTTGCGGAGAAGAGACTGCCTTGCTGGAATCCCTGGAGGGTAAAGTAGGGCATTCACGGATAAAACCGCCTTTTCCTATTAATGTCGGATTATGGGGAAAACCTACTGTTTTGAATAATGTTGAAACATTTGCTTTAATTTCGCCTATCATTGTTAACGGCGATGAATGGTTTGCGAATACAGGTTCCCGTGATTTCCCGGGAACAATGATATATTCATTAAGCGGACATGTCCATAAACCCGGGCTTTATGAATTGCCCACAGGAACACACCTGGCGGACCTTATTTATAAATTTGGCGGCGGCATAAAAGACGGAAAAAAATTAAAAGCGGTTTTTCCGGGCGGACTTTCTTCCGGCTGTTTAAATGAGAGTGAAATTGACATTTCAATGGACCACAAAGGATTGGCAAAAGTAGGCAGTATGCTGGGTTCAGGCGCAGTAATAGTAATTAACGATGAAACCTGTATGGTGGAAATTGCGCGCCGTGCAAATAAATTTTTCAGGCATGAGTCCTGCGGGAAATGTGTGCCGTGCCGGGAAGGGACATTCTGGATCTCGAAAATTCTCCTGCGGATTGTGCAGGGGGAAGGGAAAAAAGAAGATTTAGACTTGATTATGGATCTTGGCCAGGGTATGAAGACCGCGGCATTTTGCGGTTTAGGCCTGGCGGCGGCAAATCCTATTTTAAGTATTATAAAACGTTTTCCTAAAGATTTTGAATCGCATATAAAAGATAAGAAATGTGCATATAAAACAGGACAGATTAACAACCGGGTTTGA